The Brachypodium distachyon strain Bd21 chromosome 4, Brachypodium_distachyon_v3.0, whole genome shotgun sequence nucleotide sequence TAATTAGCAAAGAGGGCCCCGGATTCTTTCACTTCACGCACTAAAATCCACATACCACGAACACGGCAGAAGAAGCAACCCAGAATAAACACGAGACGGCAAAGCGGTTTCCCCAATTCGCTCTTCTTGCTTGTTCATCGAAGGATAGGCCTCAATTTTGGCTTCCAAtcgttcttctgcagcctcGATTTCCCCCAATCTGAGCCGTGTCCACCGCTGAAGTAGTTTAGTTATTcaatttatttgtttattgGCCCCCAAATTCGTCGACTCCACCTCGCGAGATCAAATTCGTACATCAAATTCGTGTTCCGCCGCGCCCCTTCGAACTCCGGTGCCGGCTCGAGGTTTCCGCTCCCAACAGCTATCCAATTTTGTCGGTAGGTAAGAAGAGGTTGTGAGTTCGGGCGTTTAGAGCTCGTCGGTGGCGTCTCGGATCCTGGCGACCATGTCTTTGTCGGCGATTTCCCTGTACACCAGCCCGCCGGGCGCGGTCTACTCTTCCGAGTTTGATCCGAGCTGCCGTGGCTCGTCGCCGTGCACCACCGcgacgcccccgccgccgggaACCTCCCACCGCCCGtctgccgtcgccggcggcctgtcctgcctcttctcctccccggCCGCAGCGGCTGCGCCGCCCCGTGCCCCGGCGCACGACGAGCTCGGCGCGCTGTGGCACGACGGATCCGACGACCTGAGCTTCGGTGGCAGCTACTCCCACTCGTCCTCGCCGCTCAAGCGGCGTGaccttcaccaccaccaccaccacagcCCCGTGTCGGTGTTCCAGGGGCCGTCGTCCTCTCCGGCGTCCCGGAGCCCGCCGGCCTCTTGGCTCACCGGCCGCGAGCGCGAGCGCCTTTTCTCTGGCTTTGTGCGCAACGCGCTGGGCTCCTGCATCGACTATGTCCCCGCCACCAGTCCGCGGCCTGAGCTaggtggcggcgagctcgCGTTCGAGCTCGACGAAAACCTCCCGGAGGCGAGCCCCGCCTGCGAGCCCTACGCCCGCGAGCTCCTCGCCGGTGCCCAGGCTCGCCACCGCATCTTTCATGAGGAACTCGTCGTGAGGGCCTTCTTCGAGGCCGAGAAGGCTCACCACGGTCAGGTGAAACCCCATGGCCCAACACCATTACTAGTTTCTTATTCAATACTAGTAATTTTTGCATTAGTCACTGAatgttgtttggtttgtgctTTGGTTCTGTGATTAGACGCGGGCGAGCGGTGATCCATTCTTGCAACATTGCGTGGAGACGGCCGTGCTACTGGCCAAGATCGGGGCGAACTCGACGGTCGTCTCTGCTGGGCTTCTGCACGACACCATTGATGATTCATTCGTGGACTATGATCACATCTTCCACATGTTCGGGGCTGGTGTGGCGGATCTCGTGGAAGGGGTACGTGTCCCTTTTCTCTTGGATTTCGATCATTGTTTTTGAGGATTCGGATAATGGGTTTGGTAGTTCAGACATCGATGTTCTTTTGCATCATGAAGCCGTTGGCTGATCAACTACAATTATTGTGATCCCAATTATGATAGCCTGCAGCATACTCACTCTATTTAAGTCAATCATCATGTTCCTTAATAAAATTTAACTTCTGTGatagtattatttttgtgaaattAACTTCTACTGTATGTTCTTATCagttagtatataatagaagTCGCTCTTTCAATCTAATGTTAGATATCTATGCTACCTCTATGGTCATCTGCTTCCTGGGAGCTGATAGTTCTGTCAATTCTGTTCAGGTTTCAAAGTTGAGCCACTTAAGCAAGCTTGCTCGTGATAACAACACAGCAAGCAGAACTGCTGAAGCAGATCGCTTGCATACAATGCTTCTTGCAATGGCCGATGCGCGGGCTGTGCTAATAAAGCTAGCGGATCGTGTGCATAACATGAAGACTTTAGAAGCTTTGCCTTTGGTCAAACAACAACGATTTGCTAAGGAGACTATGGAGATCTTTGTGCCTTTGGCCAATCGATTGGGGATTGCTAGCTGGAAGGACCAACTAGAAAATCTTTGCTTCAAGCATTTGAATCCAGAGGAGTACACGGAGTTGTCATCAAAACTTACAGAAACCTTTGATGAAGCGCTAATCACGTCTGCTGTGGATACACTAGATGAAGGTTTGAGGGAGGCAGGAGTCTCATATCGCAATCTTTCTGGAAGACACAAAAACCTCTACAGTGTTTACTCCAAGATGCTGAAGTATGTTTAatagcttttcttttgtttgaattatactccctccatcccatattaaatgactttctattacatgtatctggacactttttaggcatgcatacatacatatttggacaaattaaagtcacttaatatgggacggaggggagTATATGATTACAAAGTTTGATGATGAACCATTGTTTTCTGTATCTTTGCTAATTGGTTTTGGCACATCATCAGGAAGAATTTAACAATGGATGAAGTCCATGACATTCATGGCCTGCGTCTTGTGGTTGACAAGGAGGAAGACTGCTACCAAGCACTTGAGGTTGTTCATAAACTCTGGCCCCAAGTTACTGGAAGATTTAAAGACTACATATCACGTCCAAAGTTAAATGGGTATGCATAGTTAAAGTTCAACATGTCCATTGAATCTTCGGCCCCTTGCCAGACTTTGTGCTGATTTGCTTGCTACAGGTATCGTTCATTGCACACTGTTGTCTTGAGTGAAGGCGTTCACCCTTTTGAAGTCCAGATCCGCACAAAGGAGATGCATCTACAGGCTGAGTATGGATTTGCTGCACATTGGAGGTACAAGGAAGGTTCGTGCCGGCACTCCTTTGTACTTCAGATGGTGGAATGGGCAAGATGGGTGCTTACGTGGCAATGTGAAGCAATGAACAAGGAACATTCGTCGTGTCAAGTAAACAGCGATGCGATCAGGCCGCCCTGCCCATTTCCGTTGCATTCTGAGGAGTGCGCTTACTCATACACCCGCCAATGCAACCACGAAGGACCCTTATTTGTTATTTTACTCGAACATGACAAGGTGAGACCAGTCTTTGGTTTAAGCCCACATGAATTAGTAGCTAATGACCATCTTCAGTTCCAGTTACCTGACAATGCATTCATCCTGATTCCAGATGTCTGTGCAAGAATTCCCAGCGGGCTCAACTGTAATGGATCTCATGGACCGAGTGGGCGCCAACAGTCCAAGATGGAGCCCCTACAGCGTGCCCATGAAAGAAGACCTTCGACCGAAGGTCAATCACGAGCCTATAAGCAATCTGAGAAGGCCTCTCGGCATGGGGGATGTGGTGGAGCTGACACCGGCCCTTCCTGACAAGTCGCTGACCGAGTACCGGGAAGAGATTCAGCGCATGTACGACTGCGGTGGCTTCGCCCTTGCCGCCACTCGGGGCAGCCGTGGAGGATCAAGACGCTGACGGTACTCACCACGAAATTTAACAACCCGTTTGTACGACTATTGTAAAATGCTGTTGTTCAACCCATTCGATTCATTGTATATACATACGTACGTAGTCTAATTCTTGGCAGCCATGAGAGCTGTAGGAAGAACACCAGCCCCAGCTGCAGAGGCTGCAATGTGTGCTAGCTGTCTAGCTGTTGCTACCAGAACAATGTACAAAAGCCGTTACAAATTTGATTCGGCTTCTCCCCGAATCTGTGGGGAGGAGGAAACTGTTGACAGGATCTACTCATCTACTCCCCTTGTCCTCTTGTAAAATTGTACCGAGAGAAAGATCTTGTGACGGAATGCCATGCCAGGTGTGCGGTTTGAGAACCTGCAACCTGAATTCTGAGAGGAGCAGTGACGTCAGATTGTTTGGCCCggccggtggcggtggcggtggctcgTCGTGTACACGAGTCCTGCTGTGTCCGTTTGCGGTGAAGTGTATGTTTCCGTGGAATCTTCTTCGAGGGTGATGAATCTTGGGCCGTGGGAGAGCGTGTTTTGTAGGGTTCACTGGGGGTTTCGTGCCATGGTGGCACGTTGACGTTTTCTTGAAACTCCAGGCACGGCAGGCAACGTGTGTATTTGGGTGAGTACTTGCCAAAAAGCGTCTTACAAAGAGAGTAGTACATTAAATCTGGACCAAAATTGGATTTAGATCGTACACTGGTATGTATTGGCCAAGTAGTGCTCCTGCTTAATTTAATCGCGTTCGCCAAGGTTGAAGGCAGATTTAACCTTCGTCAGTCTGAACAGATCCGATATTCTTAGCTACCAGGTACGTAGGACACGGCGAGTACTAGACTACTAGTCAGCAAAGATAAGAAAGCACTCGTCGGCTCATGTAGCCGACTACAGTTGATGCCTGATGGAAGCGTGAACGTGTTAATTTAACTTAGCTTCGCTTCTCCGGACCTGGCTACGTACGTCTTCTTTACGCCGATAGGGACGGTCCGGGTCGTCAATTGTGCCACTTGGGCTGCCACTTGCGGTGTCGAGTCGGGGCCACGTGGGCCTGGCCTCTCTGATGTGGATAGGGAAGTGAtcgaggagggagggagctgATAAAGATCCGGGGTTAGGTTTTGGATTCAATCGTGAGAAACTTCCCTTACGTGGATGTATCTACGAATACGTACGTACCCGTGGCACGTGTTGCAAATACGAAGTTTTGACCTTCCTTGCAATACGGAGTTTGAACTGTACGTATTCATGTTGCTGCACTTCGTAGACTACAGACTGTTCAGTCTGGGATTCTTCTCATAGCCTTCTGCGAAGCTACGATTCGTCAACCACGTTAGGCCAGTGTAGAACCTGGAGCCATTGAAAAATTATGGTGCCGGaatggtttcttcttcttttttaacaacagaaaacaaattaaactgCTCTGTTTTATTGCGGGGACATGTACGTACACTACGATGCGTACGGGGTAAAGGCTAAATGGGCCTTTCATATGTATACATGCTTCACGTAGACATGTAACCTGGCCTGGTCTTAAAGTATGTAACTGGGcccgaagccgacgtggcggtCAGCGTGGCATGTTTAAATctcgccgaaccgtttttgacTAAAGTGACATAATAGTTCtagtttaggggtttaagcGTGTGTTTTGCGAGTTCATGGACtgaagtgttcatttttgccgagttcatggactagtgaTGTATTTTAGATTTTGTGCCTTTCTACATTTTGATCTATAATACGCCGCAGAAAAATGTTggtgtcatttttttttccagaaaaaacttgatttatatttatatttgtaAAGCTTAGGGTTAGAGAGAGATTTGAGGGCAAGCTCAACGCATTAGGGCGTGGCCTGACTTTGCATTATATATAGGCATGTACAGGGTACAAGATACAGAGACCGTATAGGATACGGTAGATATACACATAGCTACAATATAAACTCTAACACCCTCACTCAATCTTAACCGTGTCTAGCAAGTTAAGATTGCGCCGACAAGCCTCGAATAATGGCAAAGGCAGAAGATGTCTGCAAGCTGATCTTTAGAGGAGATAAACTTGATCTGGAGTAGCTTCTGTGCGACACGTTCCCTCACAATATGATAGTCAACCTCAATATGCTTCGTGCGTGCATTGAACACGGGATTAGATGACAAATAGGTGGCACCAATGTTGTCACACCATAATGTAGGAGGTCTTCCTAGAGAAATTCCTAGCTCCTTGAGTAGGGATTGTACCCAAATAAGTTCGGCAATAGCATTGGCAATAGCTTTATACTCAGTTTCAGTGCTACTTCGACAAACAGTAGCTTGCTTGCGAGCACTCCATGCAATCAAATTTGTGCCAAGAAACACAACATATCTCCCGGTGGATCGCTGATCATTAGGACTCCCAGCCCAGTCAGCATCCGAAAAAGCGGAAAGATGATCAGGCGAGCTGGAGCGAAGATGAAGTCCATAGGAAGCTGTGTGACGGACATAGCGCAAGATGCATTTGATAGCTGTCCAATGGGAGTCTCGAGGAGCATGAAGATACTGGCATACGGGATTGACCGCATAAGAGAGATCAGGTCGAGTGATGGTAAGATAGTGTAACCCTCCAACAAGACTCCGGTAGTCAGTAGCATCCTCAGAAGAAAGGAGCTCGCCAACATCAGCGGACAGACGTTCAGTCGCGGACATAGGCGTGTGCGATGGCTTGCACTTGAGCATACCAACACGTCTCAATAAATCCAGAAAATACTGACTGGGCTGGGAGCAGGATAGGGGTATTTTTGGATTCTACCCCAGAAATACCAAAAATACCCCTATCCTGCTCCTGAGCTTTCCTGTCTTGATTCTTCATTTTGGAGTCGAACTGAACAAATTTGGATTGGGCAAACAAAAACCGTGCCTATGCTACCCTCTATGGTCAATTGGTCATCTGCTTCCTGGGAGCTGATAGTTCTGTCTATTCTGTTCAGATTTCAAAGTTGAGCCCCTTAAGCAAGCTTGCTCGTGATAACAACACAACAAGCAGAACTGCTGAAGCAGATCGCTTGCGTACAATGCTTCTTGCAATGGCCGATGCACGGGCTGTTCTAATAAAGCTAGCGGACCATGTGCATAACATGAAGACTTTAGAAGCTTTGCCTTTGGTCAAGCAACAAAGATTTTCCAAGGAGACTATGGAGACCTTTGTGCCTTTGGCAAATGATTGGGGATTTCTAGCTGGAAGGACCAGCTAGAAAATCTTTGCCAAGGAGACTATGGAGATCCAGTAACTTGGGGCCAGAGTTTATGAACAACCTCGAGTGCTTGGTACTGGTAGCAGTCTTCCTCCTTGTCAACCACAAGACGCAGGCCATGAATGTCATGGACTTCATCCGTTGTTAAATTCTTCCTGATGATGTGCCAAAACCAATTAGCAAAGATACAGAAAACAAAGGTTCGTCATCAAACTTTGTAATCATATATAATTCagacaaaagaaaagctaTTAACCATACTTCAGCATCTTGGAGTAAACACTGTAGAGGTTTTTGTGTCTTCCAGAAAGATTGCGATATGAGACTCCTGCCTCCCTCAAACCTTCATCTAGTGTATCCACAGCAGATGTGATTAGCGCTTCATCAAAGGTTTCTGCAAGTTTTGATGACAAGTACGTGTACTCCTCCGGATTCAAATGCTCGAAGCAAAGATTATTCTAGCAGGTCCTTCCAGCTAGAAATCCCCAATCGATCCCGCCATCACTCCTGGACCGGATTTTGCAGGGAACATCTACATTCCTTGGTCTAGGTACTCTTTCCGTTTGGATATGTAAGTCCCACGCAGAATTTTATgtaaaactttgaccaaaaattgcaTTGCTAATATGAGATTATTACGgcacaaaagatatattgtTCGATTCATATTGAAAactctttctaatgatataactttttatatacatatattaaatataatttgaataattgttggtcaaaataTGACACAAATTTCAATACgagccttataaacccaaacggagggagtattaattaaAAATTCTTCATctccaaattaattaaatgtCACAGAAATCTGTACCGATGATTTACCGTGAAAATTTCGGCAAACATCAAACATCAAGACCACATCATAAACTATGGAGAACATGTCTCAACGAAAAATAATACTGAGACATGACTATTTGCATCAATCACACGAACAATTCAAccaaaaatccacaaagaaatcAAGTGGGTATCTCCTATTGAAAATTCATGGGCAgtaaaatttcaagaaaccaaGTAACATGCTTTCTGAAAATTCATGGACAGTGAAACTTCAAGAAACCAAGTACTAGCATGCTTTTTGAAAATTCATGGGCActgaaatttcaagaaaccaaGTAACATGCTTTGCATGCGGCATTGATTTGTCACTATATTACTTTATCGGAAAAAATCAATTAGGCATTCAATCACATGAACAAATCTCGGCAAAATCCACAGCCACCTACACCTGAACATCCTGTTACCATCACGATCAGCGCCAGGACAGAAGAAATCAAAATAACGGAGCACCAACAAAACACAGAGGAACTCAGCAGCTGATACCTTTTATTGGCATGGCAGGGCAAAAGAAATCAAAGAAACCATGATACAGTACCTCATAAGGGTGAAAAGGTCCCCACGAAAAAAACAAGGTGAAGAGGTCAGGTGGCCAGTGCAAGCACGAGGGAGATTTAGCTCCTGGTTTGGTGCGATAATTCAAAAGTTACGGGACCAAATAATTCCATACGTCCAACCATCCAAGCATTAACATGATTAACAATGTACCCATGGTACCACTATCCTGTTATTAAGTATAAGTATGTTCGAGTAAAATATGAGCACGGCTCTTCCAGGGACGTCTTCAATACTGATATAGTGGTATGAGACCATGCACAACTAAAATTCGTTTCACTCTAATATACGTCTTGGCTGAATTCTGCAGCGGTATTGTCTTGGATAATACCAATATGGCTTTGGCACCGGCCAACTGTCAATGAACATAATTTTTTAAAGTCAAGACATTCAGAAATCTGTGAAACTAGGCAACAAAAACTTTTGAGACATGCTATAAAGAATATAACTATAATTAGGCTTCTCTGTAGTACCGGCAGCAACAGTCCTACAATAGATCAAAGGATGGTTTAAACATCTAAGAATTGCTGAATCAGCTCAAAAAATTAAAGAATAACTGAATTTGCCTAATCTGCTGTTCCCAATAAATCTAATCAGATACCATGGTAGCAACAGCTTAGTCAGTTAGTACATGGCAGGGGAGTGGGAGCAGATGTAGATATGGATAAGCCACAACAATAGCGGCTGTATCTAACCCTAATTTAAGGTAAAAActaccaagtatatgattATCAATGCATAAACATTGTAATGATATTTTCAACAAGATGTCAAAATGTTCAACAAAGTGTAAAAGCAACTAAAGAGCATACACACCAGCACCAAATTAAATCTGAACTTATTTTAAGACCAAATGTAGACCAACAATCAAACTGAACCCAAATTCTGCAACTGTCAATTCCAGATGGTATGGCCCAGAATTGAAAAATAGTAAGGATCGAACTGATCACTTAAGTCTACTTCACTGACACTTCAATGATTATATGGAAAGCACTGGAGCACTTGCATAGCATACAAGAAGGCATACCGCTCTGGATTGAAATCCCTTAGTACTTTCAGAATTATGTTCAATCCAGAGAGAACCGAGAAGCCGTTTGATCCTGTCCGCGGTGGGTCTGTGCAGGCTctgcgggtgaaaacccttCATCGATTTGGTCAGTGCCGGCGACAACAGCGTCCTCGGACGTCGCTCCTTTCTTGAAGGCGTCGTCATGTAGCCCTACTACATCCCACCCTTTGCGGACGAGGTGCTTCCGAGCGAAAGCTCAGATTCAGTTTTCGGATTGAGTAACGGTGGCGTCTTCGGACGTCGTGTCCTTCTTAGAGGCGTTGCCTTTGGAGCCCTCATCTTGCGGGGGAGGTTGCTCGTAGCGGTTGGTCCGGTTGGGGTCTTGGCCAGGGATGGCGGCTTCGAGCGGCACGGGCCAGTCGACGCGCGAGTTGTTCTTGTCGGGGCAGCCTCTTCCTTGCTCCGGTCGTCGAAAAAGCCAAGTTTTGCCTACCTTCTTCTAGCGATAGGATATGCTCCCTATTCGGTGTCGTTGGAGCGAGAGGGGGATTCGCTTTGTCAATTGCGAGTTGTTCTTCGGTTGTGTCCTTTGTTTGCTCGTAGTCCGGGTTTTTCGCACAGCTTTCCTAGAATAAGCCTTGCATTGTATGGTTTTTAGGCCcggttttccttataaacAGGGTCAATTCTCTCTTTCGAGCGATGGAAATCGACCGTCTTTtcctcagaaaaaaaagagatgagAGGGGAGGGCGGGAAAGGACCGCTGGCGAGATCGAGGGCAGCGGGGACGGAGAGGACCACCAGCACCGTGACCagcagccggaggaggagggcgggaGGGCAGGTCGTACCTGCAACGGCAGCTAGGTCTCGTGCGGGACTCGGGAAGAACCTCTATCGGGCGTGGTCGCTCGAGACGAAGAGCCAGGGTAGCtttttgtaaaataaaataaaaactagCAGAGTGCCGTGCACTGCCACGGCTCGCTGCACTGCGCTCCGCTCTTGTTTGGACAATTCTTCACATATTTGAAGAGATAGTTACTTGCTCATGCGATGCCATGTGCCACTTCGTTCGTATTCTCTGTGTAGGCGGTGGATTTAGGTTTTCATTATATTTTGTGATACTCCTACATCCCACTGACA carries:
- the LOC100834052 gene encoding probable GTP diphosphokinase RSH3, chloroplastic — its product is MSLSAISLYTSPPGAVYSSEFDPSCRGSSPCTTATPPPPGTSHRPSAVAGGLSCLFSSPAAAAAPPRAPAHDELGALWHDGSDDLSFGGSYSHSSSPLKRRDLHHHHHHSPVSVFQGPSSSPASRSPPASWLTGRERERLFSGFVRNALGSCIDYVPATSPRPELGGGELAFELDENLPEASPACEPYARELLAGAQARHRIFHEELVVRAFFEAEKAHHGQTRASGDPFLQHCVETAVLLAKIGANSTVVSAGLLHDTIDDSFVDYDHIFHMFGAGVADLVEGVSKLSHLSKLARDNNTASRTAEADRLHTMLLAMADARAVLIKLADRVHNMKTLEALPLVKQQRFAKETMEIFVPLANRLGIASWKDQLENLCFKHLNPEEYTELSSKLTETFDEALITSAVDTLDEGLREAGVSYRNLSGRHKNLYSVYSKMLKKNLTMDEVHDIHGLRLVVDKEEDCYQALEVVHKLWPQVTGRFKDYISRPKLNGYRSLHTVVLSEGVHPFEVQIRTKEMHLQAEYGFAAHWRYKEGSCRHSFVLQMVEWARWVLTWQCEAMNKEHSSCQVNSDAIRPPCPFPLHSEECAYSYTRQCNHEGPLFVILLEHDKMSVQEFPAGSTVMDLMDRVGANSPRWSPYSVPMKEDLRPKVNHEPISNLRRPLGMGDVVELTPALPDKSLTEYREEIQRMYDCGGFALAATRGSRGGSRR